One region of Elusimicrobiota bacterium genomic DNA includes:
- a CDS encoding prepilin-type N-terminal cleavage/methylation domain-containing protein translates to MKNKGFTLIELMIVVAVIGILAAIAIPKFGNLLRTAKEGATKGSLGSIRSAITIYYGEMEGEYPVAVKADGSSPVNNESISTFDSAPMITKYIDKCPSVRLGRPGLIDSNECIYCLSLGALTVVAGQSGKWWYRGQQVGDLLIAASDFKDIRGNYITNW, encoded by the coding sequence ATGAAAAATAAAGGTTTTACATTAATTGAACTGATGATTGTTGTTGCAGTTATAGGGATATTGGCAGCAATTGCAATTCCTAAATTTGGAAACCTTTTAAGAACTGCCAAAGAAGGAGCAACAAAAGGATCGCTTGGTTCTATCAGGAGCGCGATTACCATTTATTACGGCGAGATGGAAGGAGAATATCCTGTTGCTGTAAAAGCAGACGGTTCTTCCCCGGTAAATAATGAAAGTATATCAACGTTTGATAGTGCACCTATGATAACAAAATATATTGATAAATGCCCGTCAGTCAGACTTGGCAGACCCGGACTTATTGATAGTAACGAGTGCATATATTGTTTATCTCTTGGAGCGCTTACTGTTGTTGCAGGTCAATCGGGTAAATGGTGGTATCGCGGCCAACAAGTTGGAGATTTGTTAATAGCAGCAAGTGATTTCAAGGATATAAGAGGTAATTATATCACCAATTGGTAA
- a CDS encoding PilZ domain-containing protein, translated as MIKSLLKKIFDYLLLGNVGPHRGNKRISTKIVVSMVSSRDQFNIDEYVSAAMLNISIDGICIESQKPFILGESIFINISLPSGQQFQVSGTIIRIEDLQCSYLYGVIIPPLYENTMKQLIYFFRLK; from the coding sequence ATGATTAAATCATTGTTAAAAAAAATATTTGATTATTTATTATTAGGTAATGTCGGACCTCACAGAGGGAATAAGCGTATTTCTACCAAGATAGTTGTTTCTATGGTTTCCAGCAGGGACCAGTTTAATATTGATGAGTATGTTTCTGCGGCGATGTTAAACATATCAATAGACGGTATTTGTATTGAATCTCAAAAGCCTTTTATTTTAGGTGAGAGTATTTTCATTAATATATCTTTACCAAGCGGGCAGCAGTTTCAGGTATCAGGCACTATTATCCGTATTGAAGATTTGCAGTGTTCATATTTATATGGTGTAATAATTCCTCCTTTATACGAGAATACGATGAAGCAGTTAATATATTTTTTCAGATTAAAATAG
- a CDS encoding HAD family phosphatase codes for MIKAIIFDFGKVICTFDNRIFYKSVSEYSGKTKNELYVIFHKAHNIFIKYETGLITSDEFFKIIVKLADLKITKQQFIKCFADIFTPIPATFRIIKKLKKNYKLGILSNTSEWHFEYGIKKIKIFKMFNAVSLSYKVKVMKPGKKIYLDALNKLKVKPSECIFIDDIKENVTGAEKIGITGIQYTTSNNLISSLKKLNVVI; via the coding sequence ATGATTAAAGCGATAATATTTGATTTCGGGAAAGTAATATGCACTTTTGATAATAGAATATTTTACAAGAGTGTTTCGGAATATTCAGGTAAAACAAAAAATGAATTATATGTTATATTTCATAAAGCCCATAATATATTTATTAAATATGAAACCGGCTTGATAACTTCCGATGAATTTTTTAAAATAATCGTAAAATTGGCAGACTTGAAAATAACAAAACAGCAGTTTATAAAGTGCTTTGCCGATATCTTTACTCCAATACCTGCCACTTTTAGAATTATAAAAAAACTTAAAAAAAACTATAAACTTGGGATACTATCAAATACAAGTGAATGGCACTTTGAATATGGAATAAAAAAAATAAAAATATTTAAAATGTTTAATGCTGTTAGTTTATCATATAAGGTTAAGGTAATGAAACCCGGCAAGAAGATATATTTAGACGCTCTAAATAAATTAAAAGTAAAACCGTCCGAATGTATTTTTATTGATGATATTAAAGAAAATGTAACAGGTGCTGAAAAAATAGGAATTACAGGAATACAATATACGACATCTAATAACTTGATATCTTCACTGAAGAAATTAAATGTCGTGATTTAA